The Dysidea avara chromosome 11, odDysAvar1.4, whole genome shotgun sequence genome includes the window ATAGCTGATGTCCAAATGACGAAGTGTCTGGAGCTTGGTACATGAGCTTGGAACAGTACAAAATGAATTATGACTCAACGTCAGATATTCCAACTTGCTCTCTGCAAAGTAGTCAGGAAAGGACGTTAACTTGTTATGAGAAATATTGAGGTTGATCAATGTAGGTGTAACAGTGCCAATGATTGCTTCTGGTAAATATTCTATCTTGTTCTTtgacaaatcgatttccttaaTTGATGGAAGACTGAATAGCTCAGTAGGCACAAACACAACATAGTTGCTGGACATGTGGAGAACTTGTAATTGTGGGAAAGCAGACAGGTTAGCTGGAATGTGTTTTAAACTATTACGTGATAAGAGAAGTTCCATAGGTTGGATCTGCCTTCGCAGTGTTGCCAGCCAGCCCTTGTCGATGCTCTCCAACTCCAAACCTTGCCAATCAACTCTGCCAACTTTTTGTGTCAAATGAGCGTGCAGCAGTAGCTCACCAACAGCTTGCATGTTCTTAGCTCTTAGTGCAACTCTAATAGGAATTGTGAATGGTAATTTCCCACTAGCAAATAGTGGTAGTAAGATGTAACGGAATGTGTGGTAGTGACCAAACTCAGGATTGTTGACAACATTCTTTTCAACTGGGTCAGTCAATAGTTTAATAACTCCAACATTATTTTCAAGTGCAGCTTGGCACAGTTGTAGGTAAGCAGTGACGTGGTTGACGTGTGACGAATTCTTGATACAAGTGGTGAAGTTACATGCACCAGCTCTCAGCAAAGGCAATGCCAGTTTATATTCTCCTAACTTAGATGCCTTCTTCAAACATCTATTCAATACCTTGAGCTCAGTATCAATACCAGTGCTTGATTGGATCGGTTCAGATATCAAAAGATTAATAACCTACAATGAAAAAAGGTAATTCTATCATGGAGATGTCTATTGCTTGCCTACCTCTTGAACATGATCAACATCCTTTACTTCGACATTCTTCTCCAAATCTGTAATTATATCAGACAAAACATGTAGCACAAATTTGATGGGGAAATTGCTACAGGTTGTGAATACACTATAATAACACCAATATATGATTGAGATCACAATGTCAAAAACACAAATTTAATTGTAGCTTTTCTTTAGGACTTTTTATCATTGATTCAAATAGCCCACATTTAATAATTCACCAGAAGTCTAAAAATCACTGAAAAAGAATACACTCATATATATTTTAGATATTTAGGGACAGCATTAATCACTGAGATAATTTCATATGGTTTACTTGGTAATGTGGAGGTTTGGCTTTCTTACCCAaacatatcacccaaaaaccagccttgcttTTCTATTGTGACAGTTTGACAGTATTGGCTAAGCATATAAACATCTTCAGAGCAAttccaaacccttccaacatgtttccataaaatttttaaaatattttttttcaCTGTCTGGCCCAAGATGTGCCCTTTCACTAACTACAGCAGCTAGATTGGACGctccatggacttacctttgtccttctttgtgtcccatttctttctccactaccacatgGGCATTGATTTGCAATATTTACACGTCTGACTTTAGTGCTTTAATTTCTGTAGTATGATTAGATCGATTTCAGAGGTGTTTCTTGCACTGTTTAATGGGTGGAAGATACCTGACAAAAGGGAAATGGCTACTCTGTGCTTCAATAATCATCAGGGCATACATTCAGTGGCCGAAGTATTCTTTTATAATgggtctggtgccattctttttgTTGACGCAGTATAGATCTATTATTATCTTCAACATTTTCTTCGAGCatacacagtggcggatctagaagggTTTCTGTAGTTTTGACAGAAACGTCCTTTCAGAATTTCACTTTTAAGAGCAATACTGGCTGAGTAAGCCATTCTTCTATTGTAAATAGCTCTATATCATTAACAGACATTTAACTTACAGATGTCTTCTTTTTCATCGCTGAGGCCAACTAGATCAAATCACTTGATAATTTTTTTTCAGGCTCTTGTTTCTGCATGAGTCTATGCTATACTGTATATGAATCCCATTTTAGTTTTATCTGCTTACTTCATCCTCCGATTTGTCACAATATTAGCATTGACAGAATGTTAGACTATTTGAAGCCTTGTGATTGGCTTGTGTAGGCTACTTCTGATAGACCCCAAAGCAAACATTCAGGCACTCAACTTCCACATTCAACCAAACACTGttgctatattagaattatcTTAACATCAACATTTTCAAAAAGTGTATAGGTGAATTACCCCCTCTCCCCTATCATCTTATGGAAATGCTGAAAATAATGCATGATCCCTACAAGTATCTAAACTCTTCATTCATCAACAGGAAGCAGACtcattgcacacacacacacacactagtggAATGCCAGTAGAGTGGGATGCAATACTGGTTAGCACTAAAAAGGTAATAGGAGATGACCTACTCTGTAAGCAAGCAATTAATATTGTCATCCTCCTTTGGCTTCCATGATATTATTAACTAGGGAACTATCATTAAAGATCAACAATAATCCTCTACATGTTTCACTGTACAGCTAAAACCACTTGCATTGTTTTAACCATAAAGCCTTCGGAAAAGTGTGCGCAACCTCATACAAACGTTAAAGGATCAGCTGTTAAACTTAAGGTGAATTTCTCATGTTAAACAAGACCCTTGTCATAATACTAGTTATGACTTCAGTAAATGTTTCAATCAACCAACATGTGTAGTATACATATAGTGTCCCTTATATATCAACTTACCAATAAGTCTCATAGCATGGATGGCTTCTCTGCTGTCACACTCTATGGCTACATCAAGAGGTGAACGGTGCAACCGATCCAGTAGAGACAGTGATGCATTACACTCCATTAGAGCTGTCACACATTCACGATCATCATTCTCAGCAGCAAGGTGCAGTGGTGTGGTTGCCAGTCCAGTCATGGAGCAaatatcaatgtcaagcccatCGGCTTCTTGTACTAAGAATCTGATCACTTCAGGTCTGTGCGACATTACAGCGTGGTGCAACGGAGCGTACCCCGTCACAGACGAGGGTGTATTAATTTCACTAGACCCAGAACTACCTCCATCATTTAAATAACTCCTTAGCGCTGACAAATCTCCACTCATACACAGCCTGATCAGTTCACTTAACCCCAAGGATGGTTTCTTTCTAAACGACATGCTGCCCGAGCTATTCTGCATCTATGGGCGCACACGCAAAATAGCAGAATCTTACACAGATCTTAGACACTGTATGGTAGAAAAATCACCTTTTTCAGCTACTCAGGTTACCACCCTGTGACATTTTTGGAGTGAGCACACGTGATTTAAATCTAAAAGGACACGTGATATATTTGCACGTGATCATCCGCGCAACGTTCCAACTCGGGCGGGAAATTAGCCAGCAGCTGCTTGTCTACCAGAAGTGTCCGTGTGGGTTTCTGTCAACCTTTCGCCAATGTACATTGAGGCGGAGAATAAATAGAAATATTTTGTTTCGTCTAAAAACAGCTAGCGCGACACTTGTTTATTTTCGCGCTTTTAAAAAAGTTTGGATGTTTCAAAAACAGTACGTGTTTGTTGTTCTGCACACATTACATAGGATATACAAAAACATTCACGATATTCGTTGGTAAAAACTGGAACGCGTGTAGGTGTTACCAGACTCGCATTTTGTGATGCGCATTATTTGGAATTACAGCTAAATGTCGCAGTCACCAACTGAAAACGCAACGGAGGATGCCGGGGAATCTCCACCACTGACTACCGAAGTAGTAGAAAATGAAGCCACAACCGATACAGTAAATTCATGCTGTTTGGAGTTCCAGTATTGCATGTGTTGTTCCAGGCTGAATCAAAGAAGGAGAGAAAGTCACACACTCCAGCATCAATGTCACGTACACATCTACCACCAACTGCTACACCAGAGGAAAGAGCATCACTGGAAAAACTGAAACAAAAGATGGACTTTGCTGATGATGCAGTGAGTGCAGGCTTTTCCTAGATCGTTTTATGTCACTTCCATTTCTGACAGTCACAGAAATCACCCAGTAGTACACCGCCATTATCCCCACAGCCCCAATTATATGATGATAGCCCTGTGGTAGTGAAGAAACCTGATAGGAATGAGAATGGTGATATGTCTGAAGGAGAAATTGATACTTCTGTGAGTTAACACAATTTATTTGCTGGTGAGTGACATTTAAAATCTAGGCATCTGTAAGTCATGTCTTATCTCGCCTGGATCAAGTCCGGGTTAGTTAACCTGTTTGTATACTGTTGTGTGGTGGTTTGTATTATTGTCCTATGTCTATTATATTGTTGGGTGCTTTATGACAGTAAAATGCTACACTGATTATGCTGTTAAATTTATCTGCCAGTGGAAATTGTTATGCAGTGAGCACTCTAGTTATGGTTAAAgcctgtgtatgtgtgtacatgtatttgtTGCTTACTATTATCTACCTTCTGTAACAATTGTATCTCAGATGGCATGTGCAATCATAGAGATGCAATGTTGGTAGTGTTGCAATCATCTTGGCAGTTGAAAAACAACTTGGAAGCTGAACATGCCTCAGCCACAAATACCTGCTAACGCACTTGTTTACTTTATTATGTAGTGCTCTGTTATTCCCATTTATgagatacagtgaaacctgtttgATGTAGAGCTGAAATTGGGGACCAGAAGTAAAGGTCAAATTTGGTAGATATACAAAGGCCCACTGGCTGTGGATGTCTATGTAGTATTTAAAAATGCATACACTATTATCACTGGCTTATATTGCCCAGAACATCTGAACTGTGAAGTTGTTGCTGTCATACCGTCAGGAACCTATAAATGCCGTAAGACTCCTAATACCATAAAAGTGGGCTTTTATTGCAATCTTTCTTGTCACTGTATGTATGCTTTCTGTGTGTAGTAGTAGGCATTGAGTAAGATTATTACATTTATAGCATTACATGGAAGAGGCCAATAGCTTGTATGAGGCATTTCAGGCACAGCAGTCATTAGAAGTGAGTATGGTCTACTATAAACAATATTTATTATGTACTTATATATACACTAGCCATCAGACCAAGCTCAGATGCTGAAGCTGTCTACTCTTATCAAGCACTTTAAAGAACAAGAGCTTGGTTACCTGACATTGCTACAGAGAATAATGGTATATATGTGTTGTGGATGGAGacatacgcacgcacacacacacacacgtgcatgcAGAGTGAGGGTACAATTTTTTTAACTGTGTAGTACATTTTTGCACAGTGTcttaattatattattgttacTGTCCTAGAATTTTGAACAGCAAGGTAACGGAGAAACTGGTGATGAAGACACTACCACAGAACTGAACACAACACGTGACACATTAGCTAGTTCATTGCAATCCAGCAGTGACGTAGATGACCATCAACCAATGTTGTCAGCTTCAGCACCCGCCTTACCAGTTGCCCGTAATACTGCAGCTAACAACGACAGCCTTAGCTTGCAGTCAGAATTGGACAAGAGCAGGGTATGCCCTAATTTTGAtgttcggatttgtattaactATAACTTCAAAGGCTGCTGCTAGTGAAACGGATTTAACTCAAGAAGAAGAACTAACTGTGTTGAAGGAGCAACATGCTTTGTTATCAAGACTACTTCATCAACAGAATGAGGTGAGCTAGACTTGTATTATATTTAAGAAACAAGTTCATATTCTATAATGATTGACTTGAACAGCTACGGCAATTGGAAGCCAGGCAAGCTAACTTACTTGCATTAAAGCGAGAAGCAGAAGTCACACTTGCTTCAGCAAGAAAGGAGGTCAGAAATATGTGTTTGTTACTGATGCTGTGACATAATAATGTGCTACAGATGCATGCACAAACCGAAAGACTTGAGCCACGTCCATTAGTGGACTATGATCATACTTCTAGCAATTCAGAAAATGAAGAGGTGTACAGAAGCTACATTTTCTAATTAATATTACATTCTGTGTTATAGCCTCAAATTGTTGAACTGGAGACAGGTATGGCTGGGATGTCTATGGATGAGAACACTGGGCCACAGTCGGTTAGTTTAAGTTATGGTTGTGATAACTCTATTGcatattgtgtgtatagctttctGAACTTGTTGATGAAGAAGCAGAGAAGGCTGCATTGATGGCTAAACTGGATGATTTGGAGACCAGAAAGGGCAGGATTGATCAACTGCTGACACAACTGCGTACATTACAATCAGCAGGTAAATGCTTATGTATGTGTGCAATTATTCAGCTGTGTACATGatgtgttattgtggtgtagAGTCTGAAGCAGCGGCTGCAATGTTACCACCTCCAGTAACAGCAGTACCTAGCGATGATTGGCTGTCTAGTATTGATGATCCTGTACTAAGAGAAAGAATAAGGTgtggctgtgtgtgtgtgtgtgtgtgtgtgtgtgtgtgtgtgtgtgtgtgtgtgtgtgtgtgtgtgtgtgtgtgtgtgtgtgtgtgtgtgtgtgtgtgtgtgtgtgtgtgtgtgcatacaataTACATGTGATGTGCACTGCATACTATAAGGTTTGCAGTACTGTTTGAATAGCGTAGCATTCATGAGCATGACCATAGATAGGCTTTGACATGcacgcagacacacacacacacacacacacacacacacacacacacacacacacacacacacacacacacacacacacacacacacacacacacacacacacactgttgtAGACTACCCATACAGGTCACATCTCCCTCCAATTGAAGGAGCAAAAACGATATCACACCTGGTGTTTCGCTCTCTGGTGTATGGTAAGGGCCCTAGTGTTCTTGAACCAACGTTGGCAAGCTGGACACTACACTGCATCAGACTGGGATTACCTCAGTTCCAAACTACTTTGTCTCTTGCAGTGCCCTACTGAAACATTATATCTAGCCAGCTCATGGACTATTAAGTCGATCTTTCAATCCTCTCCTCTCTGCCCACCAGGACTTTGGGCAGCAATCTCAATGGGACCAATAACACATACCACTGAGCAAACATTCCAGGTGCTAGCTGTAAAAACAGCTGTTTTTGCTCTAAGTGTAGACTTGAGATGGTCCCCCTGAAAGGCTTGCAAAACCTTAGCAGGGGTACGAGATTGATATGAACCAAGTGACATCATCAGATGATGTCCTGAACTCAGTGCACAAAACAAAACTCGATGTCGGCTTTAGCCAGTACTTACTGTAAAAAACAAGCACTGCCCAGGggtcaacacacacacacacacttcttaATCTAAAAACTGTATACCATTTTACTATTGAATAGGAgctatttaatttttaaattgtttATTCCATTCCAGACAGTTACAAATCAGAAGGAGAAGTGACCAACAGTTACAACAAGCTGAGGCAGAGGAGGAGGAGGAAGAGGAATATGAGGCACCTGAAGCAGTACAGCAGGATTATGGTCCTAGTGAGATGGTGGACACTGCTCCTAGGGAAAAAGCCCTAGAGGAAAAGATGAAGTAAGTTTTGTGCATTTAAGACTTAAAAATGAAATGTCTGGACATTGTGTATTCTTTATTTGTGAAATGTAATACCTGATTGATCAGTTGTATAGTGGTTCAATTGTATATGTTTGGGGATGGAGTTTATGCAGTAGTATTGTTAGTATCGGTTGAGAATGTTTGTAAAATGTCATAAATACTATGCATTCACAGAAAACTAGAAGAGGCCAGGGAGCAATTGAAGAGACTTCAAGGTGCCATCTCTTCATACCAAGATGTGAGATTACATTTAGATAATGAAGACAACTGGAATGTTAAATTTTTTGTTACTACGTAGGTAATGTCTGCTGAAGTTGAAGATGAAAATGATGATAATCAAGTTGAGGTAAATAGAAGTAATATGTAGCATGTATAAAGACTAATGCAGATTGTCTgaacatatatgtatatacattcaACACTTACTaagctgggggggggggggtggagttatacttacatacatattaaGGTAGTTAATGGTCTGGATGCTTCGTATGTAAATTGAGTGCCACACTTACTTATTGAAGGATGAGGAGCTTGAAAAGAGCATGGTGGCTGATTATCAGGAGAAGTTATCGAAGCAGAGGTTGGAGGTGAACGAGTTACTACAGCAGAGAGAGGCACTACTGAGAACACAGAAAATGATGAGAGAGTTAAATGTATGAATGCTCACGCCTATTATTGAAATAATGTGCCAGCTTGGATAACCAGTAACCTTTCACTCGAAGATAATAGCACTGGTGCCTACTCTATTGTGTATTCTTATACAGGCTATATAAGTGTGGAATTCATAGAGCTTTGTGTCATAAACATTGCATTGGCACACTTTAATGAAGTTTAGATTCTACTCTAATGGAATATACACCCATTGATATACTAGTGTAGTAGTGTTAAGCTTGTGACCATTTTATGTGCTAAAGAAATGATGCATTAATTTAGTTGGGAAATAAGTTAAAAGATGTTGTATGCTTAAAGTTGTAATTTGTCATTGTAGTTCTATTTGGTAACTGCAGGAGGGTGGACCTACTGCTACAGCTGGTGCTACTACCTCTCGTAAGAAGTCTTCCCGTAGCCATCCAACTGCTACAGCCTCAGCAGCTGCAACAGTAGCACCACAAAGGGTTAATCCTTATGACAGTCAATTATCTGTTGAGTTATTGAGACAAAAGCAACTTTATGATGACCTGGTAAAGAAAACACAACTGCTCCATCAGTTACAGACTTCGGTAAGTTAACactggttgtgtgtgtgtacgtacgtatgtgcgTATACAATATACTGCTTTTCTTTCACTAAAGGCAACTGCTGGTTCAGAGCATGACACCTACTCTGTTGCGTAAGTGTGTTTGTGGGTATGTATGTTTGATGTATAATGGACATATTATATCTGTAGGAGCAGCATGCGTGGTGTATCAACTGTGGAAGGAGGGTATGTACTTAAGACTATGGACCAAATAGATTTATAAATTTATTTAACAGTGGAGATATGACAATGGCTACATGGGGCGGTAGTACTGTTCAGAGTGTGGACACCACTGGAGATCAAAGTGGCGAAGAACAATATGATGAAGATTACGAAGGAGACACAACCTTGCAACATACCGGCATGTTCCATAACTCATATTATTTGTTTTACTAATGTACATTCTTTTCTTTTCATTAGGTGACTCGGCAGCTTTGGAAGAGTCTGACCATGGAACATACACAGTGGATGATGTGCCGTTCCGTGTGGACAGACACACACCTAGGAGACGCATTCTTACACCTGATTCAGGCATGATGCGCAATGCCGACAAGaaagtcaaacttgacaatcaACCACGAGCCACCAAAGTTACTGGTATGGTTTTACTCTATAGTGGCACTTCTATATAAACTATCCTTAAAACCTAGTTCCTCAAGAACCTGATCCTGTTAGTAAATATGCTAACCCAGAGTGGGCACGTCCAGTGTCTCCCCGTCGCAAATACAGACATTCTGGAGTAAGCATGTATTGTATTGGTTTACTATATGTGGTATATTAATGTTATTCTTAGCATGAGATGGAACTACAGCAGCAGTTAGCAGCCAGTACTAACATGTGTAATGATCTGATCCGCAGTCAGCTGCAGTTGGTGGATGTTCTCACTTACCGACTAAACACCCAGACACCTGCTCACCCACTCGGACTGATGCAGTATTACGATAGCTACCAACAACAGCTGATGCAGTATCATTCACATCTTTATGATGTCTATCAAAAGACTCAACAATCTTTGTCTCAACAACATCAGCAACAACAGCAAAGTGATCAAGGAGCTACAGAACAACCACTAGACTCTAACCAAAGTGCTCAATATACTACCAGTGGACAGGATGTCAATATGGCACCTGGTTATCCTTTTGCTGAAGGAAGTGCATCTTCTCTGTATGCCAATCCTCCTCAGTATCCACCAAGTTTTGCTGTTGGTCAGAGCAACAATGGTTCATTTAATATGCCCAGCCATCCATTGAATTTCCCACCTCCACCAGCTCCACTTCAGAATGCTAACATGTCGCCATTTCCACCATATGATGCTCGATTTGGTCCCTACAGCTCTCCTTTCCTAGCTCGGGTAGCAGGTGTGACCCCACAACATTCCTACCCATGGAGTCCTCTGAGATCTTATACATCTCCGATGAGACCGTTTGAGATTCCACCACCTTTTAGGGGTAGTCCAGTGTTTCATTTTGGTCGCACACCACCTTATGGATCTGGTATGGGGCCACAGTTTGATGTTCAGCCGCCCCACACTTCTCAACCAGCTACGGTGTTCCCTCCTCAAAGTCCATCTGGAGTTACAGCAGCATCAGCACAAGCTGTGGCCCCCTCCACACCTAGTGCTAGAAGTGCTTCCACTCTTCTACAACAACAAGATCCCAGTGGGAACCACGATCAAGGTACTGACATGTGACATGCTGAATAATAATTCTACATTTTATATGATTTTTGTAGGTAGTAGCACATTGGAGTCAGCACTTCATTTTATGCCAACCAGTAGTGCTAACCTATTCCAGCCATTTACCAGTAGCCAGCCAACCTCTGTATCAGTATCATTTGGGGTACCCACTGTGGCAAATATGACACGTATGAACAAGGGGGCCAGTTATACTACCACTACCAGCACGGCCTTGGCTGGGTTGTCAGCTGCACATGTTTCAAGTGGTCAGACCAACTTGGAGGAAGCTGATTCAGAATCATCCATGCCTTGTAGCCTTCCTGATGATGTAGCTAATCAGTACGCTCAGTATGTTAACCATTTGTCATTGTCAGTAGAAGTATCCATCATTATGTTTTAGTGTTGACACAGTTGGAACTGTTAAGAATCATGCTGCAGCTGCTGCAACGTAAGTTGTTTCTGATCCAATATAAGTAGTTGTTGATTTTaagttgttgttgtttagtGGTGAAGACTTGGCAGAGGAGTTTAGTCTGTTTGAGGCACTGAGGGACTCAATTTACTCTGAAGTGGCTACACTGATTTCCAACAATGAAAGCAGACCTCATTATCTGGTAGAACATCTCATAAATTCACTTCACAATTTCATGTTTGTGTTTCTGGTATAGATCGAGCTGTTCAGAGAGTTACAATTACTCAAAACTGATTATTTACGGCAGAGGGCATTGTACAGCATACAAGATCTTGTCACTCGTTTCCTCACAGAAGAAAGTCTTGCAGAGGAATCGACCAATCTGGTACGCATTATAGAAACATTATTTTTTTGCAACTATACAACTGCAAACTACATGTTCATGTCCCTTCCTTTTTTAGTATCATCATTGGGTGGAGTCAGGCACTGACCAGACACCTAGCGACAGCCTGGTGACATCTGATGATGAATTGAGTAAAGGGAAACTGCCACAGGCCAGCCATAGTACACATGACTACAGTGAGCCAGCAGAAAGTGCCACTACACTATCAACACCTCCATTAGAACCATTTGCGTCTGATAACTTGGGAGATACTGTCATACATCTAGATATTGTAAGTAACAGTGTAACAATGTATCTTTTTGCTAAGAGAGCATACTAGTGTATGGTAAAATACTGCAGTAGTGATGTGATACATATTGACATAACAAAATATTGCAGTACCAAAGTATCAACTGCCCATGCACTTAGATTTTTTAttagctgtattgtatcatGACTTCACAACTATTAGACTATTAGATAcagatatatacacacaaacacctcTGAAATATTCTAATTGGACAGTCATTTTTCTTGCAAATAAACAAGGACTGGGTTGCGCATGCTTGGGTCCGGTCCACAATACTAGTGCTAATGCTGCATGGTGccatgtgtgtgttttgtgtataGAGCAAGTCTCAAAGTAGAGATAAAGATCAGGCTGGTAACACTGATGACAACAGTGATTCATCTAAATCTGATGCTTTTGTGAGTAATCATTCTCTCTCCTCATATTACTTCGTCTCAACTTGTACAGAGTACAGAAAATATCAGCACACAAGCACTAGATCAACAGATCAAGAATATTATGATAGTAAGTGATTTGTaaagtgtagtgtattgtgagATTGTATTCCTGATATTGTAGGAAGTAATACCTTTGTTAAAAGACCACTTGCAGTCTCCTTGTTCCACTGAATTTCTGGCCAGTGTTCAGCAATTTATTATGAATTTAGCACTAAAGGAGGAAGACCAGCAGGTAAAAGAATATGCAATAtatatatttccttatttgtcTTTATTTATCCTAGATTGAATATGTTCAAATATTTACTACACAACTCAGTGAGACACTGACAAAGACACTAGCTAAATATAATGGAAaattgtatgagttgtatattgTACTGATTttgttaatacatttttattgCTGGCAGGCTGAAGGACTG containing:
- the LOC136238365 gene encoding pericentriolar material 1 protein-like isoform X3 yields the protein MSQSPTENATEDAGESPPLTTEVVENEATTDTAESKKERKSHTPASMSRTHLPPTATPEERASLEKLKQKMDFADDAKSPSSTPPLSPQPQLYDDSPVVVKKPDRNENGDMSEGEIDTSASVSHVLSRLDQVRHYMEEANSLYEAFQAQQSLEPSDQAQMLKLSTLIKHFKEQELGYLTLLQRIMNFEQQGNGETGDEDTTTELNTTRDTLASSLQSSSDVDDHQPMLSASAPALPVARNTAANNDSLSLQSELDKSRAAASETDLTQEEELTVLKEQHALLSRLLHQQNELRQLEARQANLLALKREAEVTLASARKEMHAQTERLEPRPLVDYDHTSSNSENEEPQIVELETGMAGMSMDENTGPQSLSELVDEEAEKAALMAKLDDLETRKGRIDQLLTQLRTLQSAESEAAAAMLPPPVTAVPSDDWLSSIDDPVLRERIRQLQIRRRSDQQLQQAEAEEEEEEEYEAPEAVQQDYGPSEMVDTAPREKALEEKMKKLEEAREQLKRLQGAISSYQDVMSAEVEDENDDNQVEDEELEKSMVADYQEKLSKQRLEVNELLQQREALLRTQKMMRELNEGGPTATAGATTSRKKSSRSHPTATASAAATVAPQRVNPYDSQLSVELLRQKQLYDDLVKKTQLLHQLQTSATAGSEHDTYSVASSMRGVSTVEGGGDMTMATWGGSTVQSVDTTGDQSGEEQYDEDYEGDTTLQHTGDSAALEESDHGTYTVDDVPFRVDRHTPRRRILTPDSGMMRNADKKVKLDNQPRATKVTVPQEPDPVSKYANPEWARPVSPRRKYRHSGHEMELQQQLAASTNMCNDLIRSQLQLVDVLTYRLNTQTPAHPLGLMQYYDSYQQQLMQYHSHLYDVYQKTQQSLSQQHQQQQQSDQGATEQPLDSNQSAQYTTSGQDVNMAPGYPFAEGSASSLYANPPQYPPSFAVGQSNNGSFNMPSHPLNFPPPPAPLQNANMSPFPPYDARFGPYSSPFLARVAGVTPQHSYPWSPLRSYTSPMRPFEIPPPFRGSPVFHFGRTPPYGSGMGPQFDVQPPHTSQPATVFPPQSPSGVTAASAQAVAPSTPSARSASTLLQQQDPSGNHDQGSSTLESALHFMPTSSANLFQPFTSSQPTSVSVSFGVPTVANMTRMNKGASYTTTTSTALAGLSAAHVSSGQTNLEEADSESSMPCSLPDDVANQYAHVDTVGTVKNHAAAAATGEDLAEEFSLFEALRDSIYSEVATLISNNESRPHYLIELFRELQLLKTDYLRQRALYSIQDLVTRFLTEESLAEESTNLYHHWVESGTDQTPSDSLVTSDDELSKGKLPQASHSTHDYSEPAESATTLSTPPLEPFASDNLGDTVIHLDISKSQSRDKDQAGNTDDNSDSSKSDAFSTENISTQALDQQIKNIMIEVIPLLKDHLQSPCSTEFLASVQQFIMNLALKEEDQQIEYVQIFTTQLSETLTKTLAKYNGKLLKDCGEELLIDVSEVLFNEMAFLKLMEDVANHPDADMLGLPLAQVIEAKSPEKSCSAAVLQSLASTAMKQLHFEEEQLGKDRDDDMANQCEFPTAEEQSVVTEVESSANESQPLNASDNDGGKAVVEEPQDKEVTKTNTEEDTNLSNTDTAAPNPTNSDTDQTSSTGNNNELVNSSDPDNSTQTDKTSPTVDKENVAPVTVTNTNLDQVTLEAKMEQEQKTTTGLAGVIASMSTDTVLAGDGETIKEPTETEP